In the Actinomycetota bacterium genome, GGTGATGGTGGCGGCGAGGACGATGACTGATCGTCGGCGGAGTAGCGGGGCGGAGTACGGTCCGTGCGTCGGCTCGGAGGTCCGTCCTGGCACCGGCACTCGCTGCGCTGACGGTCGCGGACGACCCCGACGCGTGGGAACGGATCGGCTTCGAGGTCCGCGCGGAGACCTGCACGGTCGGCTCGATCCTCATCCACCTCGCGGGCGCGGACGGACCCCGCGGCATCCGCTCGTGGTCGCTCCGTGACGCCCCGCCTGGCCCAGCGGACATCACGGAGATCGACGGGCTCGCGACGACGACCACCACTGCCGCCCCGCCCGAGCCGTCGCCGGCACATCCCAACCGCGTCGTCTCGGTCGACCACCTCGTGGTGGGCTCGCCCGACCGTGAGCGGACGATCGCGGAGCTGCGCGACCGGCTCGGGCTCGAGCCGCGGCGCCAGACCGAGCACGAGCTGTACGGCCGTCCGATGGTCCAGACCTTCTACCGCCTCGGCGAGGCGGTCCTCGAGGTGGTCTCGCGCCCCGCCGACCGCGGCGACGGACGCTCGGTGTTCTGGGGCCTCGCCTTCACCGTCGACGACCTCGATCTCACCGTCGACCTCCTCGGCGATCGCCTCAGCAGGCCCAAGCCCGCGGTCCAACCGGGGCGTCGCATCGCCACCCTGGGGGGCGAACCCATCGGGATCAGCGTGCCGGTC is a window encoding:
- a CDS encoding glyoxalase, whose product is MAPALAALTVADDPDAWERIGFEVRAETCTVGSILIHLAGADGPRGIRSWSLRDAPPGPADITEIDGLATTTTTAAPPEPSPAHPNRVVSVDHLVVGSPDRERTIAELRDRLGLEPRRQTEHELYGRPMVQTFYRLGEAVLEVVSRPADRGDGRSVFWGLAFTVDDLDLTVDLLGDRLSRPKPAVQPGRRIATLGGEPIGISVPVAFLSRDDG